Proteins found in one Bacillales bacterium genomic segment:
- a CDS encoding Bax inhibitor-1/YccA family protein encodes MRSGNPALGEKAFRSAGERSAEPMTLGGTVNKTFMLLALTIAASVWTWNLYFHSEASVVPWLAVGAIGGFIAALITIFAKKAAPVTAPLYALLEGLFLGGISAMFASAYSGIVIQAVSLTFAILFALLFLYKTRIIRATENFKLGVAAATFGIMLVYLFQFVLGFFGMQIPYLHSSGIVGIGISVFIVIVASLNLVLDFDFIENGVRYGAPKYMEWYGAFGLMVTLVWLYLETLRLIAKLRD; translated from the coding sequence ATGAGAAGCGGAAATCCGGCATTGGGAGAAAAAGCATTTCGAAGCGCTGGTGAGCGCTCGGCCGAGCCGATGACATTGGGAGGAACAGTCAACAAAACGTTCATGCTGTTGGCGTTGACCATCGCAGCATCCGTCTGGACGTGGAACTTGTATTTTCATTCAGAAGCTTCAGTCGTTCCTTGGTTGGCAGTTGGTGCGATTGGAGGCTTTATTGCAGCGCTCATTACGATCTTTGCAAAAAAAGCAGCCCCGGTCACGGCACCGTTGTATGCCCTGCTCGAAGGCCTGTTTCTCGGAGGCATATCGGCGATGTTCGCATCTGCGTACTCCGGCATTGTCATCCAGGCCGTTAGTCTTACTTTCGCGATATTGTTTGCTTTGCTGTTTCTTTACAAAACTCGAATCATCCGGGCTACGGAAAATTTCAAACTCGGCGTCGCTGCTGCTACTTTCGGAATCATGCTCGTCTATTTGTTTCAATTTGTCCTCGGTTTTTTCGGAATGCAAATCCCTTATTTGCATAGCAGCGGGATTGTCGGCATTGGCATAAGCGTTTTTATCGTCATTGTCGCTTCGCTGAATTTAGTTCTTGATTTCGATTTTATCGAAAACGGGGTACGGTACGGGGCTCCTAAGTATATGGAATGGTACGGGGCATTCGGATTGATGGTAACCCTCGTTTGGCTCTACTTGGAAACGTTGCGGCTGATTGCAAAACTGCGCGATTGA
- a CDS encoding prepilin peptidase: MSLWFSFVVGTILGSFYNVAGLRLPKGEPIFFARSRCSGCRRALSWHELVPVVSFFLLQGRCRKCGCKLSWLYPFVEAATGCLFSLIVFVFHSDGSVLFGLLVVSLLAIVFVSDLTYMIIPNRVLLVFLLIFVSSKSFGLLSAAFPLSWTGALTGFLVPMAAAWLSSGKIGGGDVKLLTLLGFMLGLPGVLTTLFFACLSGLLYSCVRIGIGWMKNDEPIAFGPFIALGAVICLFCGKPLLSLYFSLYERF, translated from the coding sequence TTGTCTTTGTGGTTCTCATTTGTTGTCGGGACCATTCTCGGATCATTTTATAACGTTGCAGGGCTTCGCCTGCCGAAGGGAGAACCGATTTTCTTTGCGCGTTCCCGGTGTTCCGGCTGCCGCCGTGCGCTCTCATGGCATGAGCTCGTTCCCGTCGTTTCATTTTTTCTTTTACAAGGACGGTGCCGCAAATGCGGCTGTAAACTGTCATGGCTTTATCCGTTTGTGGAGGCAGCTACGGGTTGTTTGTTTTCTCTTATCGTTTTCGTTTTCCATTCGGACGGTTCCGTTTTGTTTGGTTTGTTGGTCGTTTCCTTGCTTGCAATCGTATTCGTTTCCGATCTTACGTACATGATCATTCCCAATCGTGTGCTTTTGGTTTTTCTGTTGATCTTCGTAAGCAGTAAAAGTTTCGGCTTGCTATCCGCGGCGTTTCCTTTGTCATGGACAGGAGCGTTGACGGGGTTCCTCGTTCCTATGGCGGCAGCGTGGCTGAGTTCCGGTAAAATCGGGGGCGGCGACGTGAAATTGCTTACACTTCTCGGATTCATGCTCGGTTTGCCAGGTGTGTTGACGACGTTGTTTTTTGCATGTTTGAGCGGACTGTTGTATTCGTGTGTTCGGATCGGTATCGGGTGGATGAAAAACGATGAACCGATCGCTTTCGGTCCGTTCATTGCACTCGGCGCTGTGATTTGCTTGTTTTGCGGCAAACCGCTCTTGTCGTTGTACTTCTCTTTATATGAAAGGTTCTAA
- a CDS encoding Maf family protein — translation MCRRDASLRKRVVSLERLILASASPRRQQLLSRIYNSFDSVPSGIDELTPSGMSPAETVECLAFQKAMAVWQRFPNAVVLGADTVIAIDGETLGKPENRSHAQKMLRRLSGRSHDVYTGVAIVSKHKSDVFHCKAAVDFWELRETEIAWYVQSDEPMDKAGAYGIQGIGAILVKRITGDFFTIVGLPISQTVRALENFAVYPSYAEDK, via the coding sequence ATGTGCAGGCGTGATGCCTCACTTCGCAAAAGGGTGGTTAGTTTGGAACGCCTCATCTTGGCCTCGGCTTCACCTCGAAGACAACAACTTCTCTCCCGAATTTACAACTCTTTTGACAGTGTACCGAGCGGCATTGACGAATTGACGCCGAGCGGCATGTCTCCCGCAGAAACCGTCGAATGCCTCGCTTTTCAAAAAGCGATGGCGGTATGGCAACGATTTCCGAATGCAGTCGTATTGGGCGCAGACACGGTCATAGCGATTGACGGTGAAACGTTAGGAAAACCGGAAAATCGATCGCATGCGCAAAAGATGTTAAGGCGATTGTCCGGAAGAAGTCATGACGTGTATACCGGTGTGGCGATTGTATCGAAGCATAAATCGGATGTCTTCCATTGTAAAGCGGCGGTAGATTTTTGGGAATTGCGGGAAACGGAAATCGCCTGGTACGTTCAAAGCGATGAACCGATGGACAAGGCAGGTGCTTACGGGATTCAAGGCATCGGTGCGATTCTCGTCAAGCGGATTACAGGCGATTTTTTCACAATTGTCGGGTTGCCGATTTCGCAGACGGTGAGGGCGTTGGAGAATTTCGCTGTTTACCCAAGTTATGCCGAAGACAAATGA
- the radC gene encoding DNA repair protein RadC has protein sequence MIRDVPEQERPRERMLNEGSAVMSNQELLAIVLGSGTRQESVLQLAQRVLHHFQGLRRLHDVSVEELTAINGIGPSKAAQIIAALELGKRVYASGTEERLAVHSPESGAKLVMDEMRFLTQEHFVCLYLNTKNQVLHKKTVFVGSLNASIVHPREVFKEAFRHSAASIICFHNHPSGDPSPSREDVAITQRLVECGKMIGIEMLDHIIIGDRKYVSLKEKGYV, from the coding sequence ATGATTCGAGATGTCCCTGAACAGGAAAGACCTCGGGAAAGAATGTTGAATGAAGGATCGGCCGTCATGTCTAATCAGGAGCTGTTGGCGATCGTGCTCGGAAGCGGTACGAGGCAAGAGTCGGTTTTGCAGTTGGCGCAGCGCGTGCTGCATCATTTTCAAGGATTGCGAAGGCTGCACGATGTTTCGGTGGAAGAATTGACGGCAATTAACGGAATCGGTCCGAGCAAGGCGGCGCAAATCATCGCGGCACTCGAACTCGGCAAACGTGTGTATGCAAGCGGCACGGAAGAGAGGTTGGCGGTGCATTCGCCGGAAAGCGGGGCGAAACTCGTCATGGATGAAATGCGATTTTTGACCCAAGAGCATTTTGTTTGCCTGTATTTGAATACGAAAAATCAAGTATTGCACAAGAAGACGGTGTTTGTCGGAAGCTTGAACGCGTCGATCGTTCACCCTCGCGAAGTGTTCAAGGAAGCGTTTCGGCATTCGGCGGCTTCGATCATTTGCTTTCACAACCATCCGAGCGGCGATCCGAGTCCGAGCCGCGAAGACGTTGCGATCACGCAAAGACTCGTCGAATGCGGGAAAATGATCGGGATCGAAATGTTGGACCATATTATCATTGGAGACCGGAAATACGTCAGCTTAAAAGAAAAAGGGTATGTTTAG
- a CDS encoding rod shape-determining protein yields MFGGFTRDLGIDLGTANTLVYVKGKGVIVREPSVVATRTDTGTIEAVGNQAKNMIGRTPGNIVAIRPMKDGVIADFETTATMMKYFIRQAQRSKGFFGRKPNVMVAVPSGITAVEKRAVEDATKQAGARDAYTIEEPFAAAIGADLPVWEPTGSMVVDIGGGTTEVAIISLGGIVTSESIRIAGDEMDEAIVQYIKKTYNLMIGERTSEALKLEIGSAGAPENVENMEIRGRDLLTGLPKTIEITAEEVANALKDTVNNIIEAVKITLEKTPPELAADIMDRGIVLTGGGALLRNLDRVISDETKMPVLVSENALDCVAVGTGRALENLHLFKSKAGITSRPK; encoded by the coding sequence ATGTTTGGCGGATTTACGAGAGATTTGGGCATAGATTTAGGGACAGCAAATACGCTTGTCTATGTAAAAGGCAAAGGTGTGATCGTTCGCGAACCTTCCGTCGTGGCCACGCGTACGGATACAGGAACGATCGAAGCCGTCGGAAATCAAGCGAAGAACATGATCGGGCGCACGCCGGGCAACATCGTTGCCATTCGGCCGATGAAAGACGGGGTGATCGCCGATTTCGAGACGACGGCAACGATGATGAAATATTTCATTCGACAAGCGCAGCGTTCAAAAGGATTTTTCGGAAGAAAACCGAATGTTATGGTAGCGGTACCTTCCGGAATTACGGCCGTCGAAAAGCGGGCGGTTGAGGACGCGACGAAACAGGCGGGCGCTAGAGACGCTTACACGATTGAAGAACCTTTTGCTGCCGCTATCGGCGCAGACCTCCCCGTATGGGAGCCGACAGGCAGCATGGTCGTTGACATCGGCGGCGGTACGACGGAGGTGGCGATCATCTCCCTCGGCGGCATCGTAACGAGCGAATCGATTCGAATCGCCGGTGACGAAATGGACGAGGCCATCGTTCAATATATTAAGAAGACTTACAATTTGATGATCGGCGAACGCACGTCCGAAGCATTGAAGCTTGAAATCGGATCCGCCGGTGCGCCGGAAAACGTTGAAAACATGGAAATTCGCGGCCGCGATTTGTTGACGGGGCTGCCGAAAACGATTGAAATTACGGCTGAGGAAGTGGCCAATGCTTTGAAAGATACGGTGAATAACATTATCGAGGCCGTGAAAATCACGTTGGAGAAGACTCCGCCCGAACTGGCTGCAGACATCATGGATCGCGGCATCGTACTCACGGGCGGCGGTGCGCTTCTTCGCAATTTGGACCGGGTGATCAGCGACGAAACAAAAATGCCTGTCCTCGTTTCCGAAAATGCTTTGGACTGTGTGGCGGTCGGCACCGGAAGAGCACTTGAAAATCTTCATTTATTCAAGTCGAAAGCCGGGATCACGAGCCGTCCGAAGTAG
- the mreC gene encoding rod shape-determining protein MreC, producing MSPFFSNKRLIVLLVSLIILVALIGYSMRDRQRTFWPEQFLRDTVGWFQSVLYKPAHFAAGFFENVEDMAHVYEQNKVLKSHLSRFGEMSQELMRLRQRNEQLEKMLEKTKDADLADYTVIQANIIARSPDEWNKQIIINKGSQDGVKVNNAVITNDGLIGKIDSVNPFSSTVQLISDLNRTNLISAVVRGKENNIYGMVAGYNVKKEALLYKFIPHDAEIKKGQTVTTSGLGGVFPSGLIIGTVQEVTPDPQGLTKIAYLKPAADLYDIYDVMVVDREARTPPKEEDDR from the coding sequence GTGTCTCCTTTTTTTTCGAACAAGAGACTGATTGTGTTGCTCGTTAGTTTAATTATTTTAGTGGCTTTGATCGGTTACTCGATGAGGGATCGGCAGCGAACGTTTTGGCCGGAACAGTTTCTGAGAGACACCGTCGGATGGTTTCAGTCCGTATTGTACAAACCCGCTCATTTCGCAGCGGGTTTCTTTGAGAACGTCGAAGACATGGCGCATGTGTACGAGCAAAACAAAGTGTTGAAATCTCATTTGAGCCGGTTTGGCGAGATGAGTCAAGAACTTATGAGGCTGCGGCAACGAAACGAACAATTGGAAAAAATGCTAGAAAAAACGAAAGATGCCGATCTCGCGGATTATACCGTCATCCAAGCCAACATCATCGCGCGTTCTCCGGACGAGTGGAACAAACAAATCATCATTAATAAAGGTTCGCAAGACGGTGTAAAAGTAAACAATGCCGTGATTACGAATGATGGATTGATCGGCAAAATCGATTCCGTCAATCCGTTTTCGTCGACGGTCCAACTGATCAGCGACTTGAATCGGACGAATCTGATTTCTGCCGTCGTTAGAGGAAAAGAGAACAATATTTACGGCATGGTTGCCGGTTACAATGTGAAAAAAGAAGCTTTGTTGTATAAGTTTATTCCGCACGATGCGGAGATCAAAAAAGGACAGACGGTAACGACTTCAGGACTTGGCGGCGTGTTTCCAAGCGGGTTGATCATCGGAACGGTCCAAGAAGTTACCCCCGATCCGCAAGGGTTGACGAAAATCGCTTATTTGAAGCCGGCTGCCGACTTGTACGACATTTATGACGTGATGGTCGTTGACCGCGAAGCTCGGACGCCGCCGAAAGAGGAGGATGACCGTTGA
- the mreD gene encoding rod shape-determining protein MreD: MIRPWLPLVTFFFFIFDGTVMQVFSAHWFGADIHLIPRFAMILVLFTAVFYKRSTSLAYGLIFGFMQDIIYTDIIGVYSFTMAFTAYLIASFAALFRKNVFSAFALVLFGVVLLEFQVYGLYSIIGVSNASLHQFLYERLFPSLVLNGGFFICAYYPVRKGFDGIADFSLRDSEKIRSSESMKSK; encoded by the coding sequence TTGATCCGTCCTTGGCTGCCGCTCGTGACATTTTTCTTTTTCATCTTTGACGGCACGGTGATGCAAGTCTTTTCCGCTCACTGGTTCGGGGCGGACATTCACTTGATCCCGCGTTTCGCGATGATCCTCGTCTTGTTCACAGCCGTTTTTTACAAACGTTCGACATCTCTTGCTTACGGTCTAATTTTCGGATTTATGCAAGACATCATATATACGGACATTATCGGTGTTTATTCTTTTACGATGGCGTTCACGGCTTATTTAATTGCTTCATTCGCGGCGCTGTTCCGAAAAAATGTATTTTCTGCGTTCGCGCTTGTCCTTTTTGGCGTCGTTTTGCTGGAGTTCCAAGTGTACGGCTTGTATTCGATTATCGGAGTCTCAAACGCATCCCTCCACCAGTTTTTGTATGAGCGTTTGTTTCCTTCCTTGGTTTTGAACGGGGGATTTTTCATCTGTGCCTATTACCCGGTGAGAAAAGGCTTCGACGGAATTGCCGACTTTTCTTTGCGCGATTCGGAAAAGATTCGCTCCAGTGAGTCGATGAAATCAAAATAA
- a CDS encoding septum site-determining protein MinC, translating to MPQKKPAVTIRGTKDGLVFILDDACSFQDIVTELQEKLSANENRIASGRKMGVKLKTGNRYLSDSQKQQIREMILNKKNLLVESFDANVVTKAEAKEIAEQEKMTTFQQIIRSGQHVNVNGDLLIVGDVNSAAKVQATGDIFVLGALKGSAWAGSNGNNKAIIAASVLVPTHLRIAGLIIPGSEIEHTEGQAKCAYINHSSETVVVDRIQSLYQVRRTLQTS from the coding sequence ATGCCGCAAAAAAAACCAGCCGTGACGATAAGGGGAACAAAAGACGGCCTCGTGTTCATTTTGGATGACGCGTGTTCGTTTCAAGATATTGTAACCGAATTGCAGGAGAAGTTATCGGCGAACGAAAACCGAATCGCATCCGGACGAAAGATGGGAGTCAAGTTGAAAACGGGAAACCGGTACTTGTCCGATTCCCAGAAACAGCAAATTCGCGAAATGATCTTAAATAAGAAAAATTTGCTCGTGGAATCGTTCGATGCGAATGTCGTTACAAAAGCGGAGGCGAAGGAAATCGCGGAACAAGAAAAAATGACGACATTTCAGCAAATCATCCGTTCGGGACAGCACGTCAACGTGAACGGGGATTTGCTCATCGTCGGCGACGTGAATTCTGCTGCGAAAGTTCAAGCGACTGGAGACATTTTCGTGCTGGGGGCTTTGAAGGGAAGCGCATGGGCAGGCAGCAACGGCAACAATAAAGCGATTATTGCCGCATCCGTATTAGTACCTACCCATCTTCGGATCGCCGGTCTCATCATTCCGGGTTCGGAGATAGAACATACGGAAGGTCAAGCGAAATGTGCGTACATAAATCATTCAAGTGAAACGGTTGTTGTCGATCGAATTCAGTCATTGTATCAAGTGAGAAGAACTTTACAGACATCGTAA
- the minD gene encoding septum site-determining protein MinD: MGEAIVITSGKGGVGKSTTTANIGTVLALSGKKVCLVDSDIGLRNLDVLMGLDNRIIYDLVDVADGRCRLEQALIKDKRFDCLYLLPAAQTKDKSSVKPVQMKKMIDALRQDYDYVIIDCPAGIEQGFQNAIAGATQSIVVTTPEKSAVRDADRIIGLLEQEDHIESPKLIINRIRSQMMKDGDMLDVDEIVNILAIDLLGIVLDDESVISASNRGEPVSLEPNKKAAIAYRNIGRRILGESVPLQSLDEKSGLFSRMKQFLGIR, encoded by the coding sequence GTGGGAGAGGCAATTGTCATCACATCCGGAAAAGGAGGCGTCGGAAAGTCGACGACGACAGCCAATATCGGAACAGTTCTTGCCCTTTCAGGGAAGAAAGTTTGTTTGGTTGACAGCGATATCGGACTGCGGAACTTGGACGTCTTGATGGGGCTCGACAACCGGATTATTTACGATCTTGTCGACGTTGCCGACGGTCGTTGCCGTTTGGAGCAAGCGTTGATCAAAGACAAGCGGTTCGATTGCTTGTACTTGTTGCCTGCCGCCCAGACGAAAGACAAATCTTCGGTGAAACCGGTTCAAATGAAGAAAATGATCGATGCTTTGCGGCAAGATTACGATTATGTCATTATCGACTGCCCGGCCGGCATCGAACAAGGCTTTCAAAACGCCATTGCCGGTGCGACGCAATCGATCGTCGTAACGACGCCTGAAAAGTCAGCCGTTCGCGACGCCGATCGCATCATCGGCTTGTTGGAGCAGGAAGACCATATCGAGAGTCCGAAGTTGATCATCAACCGCATTCGCAGCCAAATGATGAAAGACGGCGACATGCTCGATGTCGACGAAATCGTCAACATTTTGGCGATCGACTTGCTCGGCATTGTGCTCGATGACGAATCGGTCATATCCGCTTCAAACCGAGGCGAACCCGTTTCGCTTGAGCCGAACAAAAAAGCGGCGATTGCCTATCGGAACATCGGACGCCGAATTCTCGGAGAGTCGGTGCCCCTGCAGTCGCTTGACGAAAAAAGCGGCCTCTTTTCGCGAATGAAACAATTTCTCGGCATTCGCTGA
- a CDS encoding M23 family metallopeptidase, with product MANRAEEIRKRHEERKRKRNYAASHRQRPAARDFEEPGFSRWRDENDRPSGGNSPLVRKEGIVFRVLLAAILFLAVGVLFKQPPDTFVTAKHYVKRTFSNEFQFAAVSEWYENRFGHPLALFPNPETNEMKANGDQQSLPYAKPVNGKIKASFSETGTGILMETDDKAQVRAVEEGFVTFVGDKEGIGKTVIVQLTNGEQAWYGKLANVHVKLYDYVERGEKIGEVKPAAQGEGGTFYFAIKKEDGFIDPLKVISFE from the coding sequence GTGGCGAATCGAGCCGAGGAAATTCGAAAGCGTCACGAAGAGAGGAAAAGAAAAAGAAACTATGCCGCGTCCCATCGGCAACGTCCGGCGGCGCGTGATTTCGAGGAACCCGGTTTTTCCAGATGGCGCGATGAAAACGACCGGCCTTCCGGCGGCAATTCCCCGCTCGTTCGAAAAGAGGGGATCGTCTTCCGGGTCTTGTTGGCCGCGATTCTCTTTTTGGCTGTCGGGGTGCTGTTCAAGCAGCCTCCGGACACCTTCGTGACCGCCAAGCATTACGTGAAACGCACATTTTCCAACGAATTTCAATTTGCGGCTGTTTCCGAATGGTATGAAAACCGGTTCGGCCATCCGCTCGCCTTGTTTCCCAATCCGGAAACGAACGAGATGAAAGCGAATGGAGACCAACAATCGCTTCCTTATGCAAAGCCTGTCAACGGGAAGATTAAAGCGTCTTTCTCGGAAACGGGGACCGGCATCTTGATGGAAACCGACGATAAAGCCCAGGTAAGAGCAGTGGAAGAAGGGTTTGTCACGTTCGTCGGAGACAAAGAAGGCATCGGAAAAACAGTCATTGTCCAATTGACGAACGGGGAACAAGCATGGTATGGCAAACTTGCCAACGTTCATGTGAAATTGTACGACTACGTCGAGCGAGGGGAGAAGATCGGAGAAGTTAAGCCAGCGGCTCAGGGGGAAGGCGGTACTTTTTACTTTGCGATCAAAAAAGAAGACGGTTTTATCGATCCGCTAAAGGTGATTTCTTTTGAGTAA
- a CDS encoding site-2 protease family protein — MSKLKIHPFFWLVLASGVFTGHFYEVLMVFSIVFVHEMGHVGAAVFFRWKIEQVELLPFGGVAKTDEHGNRPLFEETIVILAGPAQHLLLSGLAYFFYRTSFFDTGDFRTFMLYNLTLLFFNLLPVLPLDGGRLLRVVCYACFPYRTAIDHSLLISSALLTGLFIWSFYFYPTHLNLWVVLVFLAFSHYREWKQRRFIYMRFLLARYYDKTSRSLRLQPIVVGKDTRISDVLEKFRRGVTHQVIVRHCEARHVYEETDLLYAFFVEKKVVDPIGEL; from the coding sequence TTGAGTAAGCTGAAGATTCACCCGTTTTTTTGGCTCGTATTGGCGTCAGGCGTATTTACGGGTCATTTTTATGAGGTGTTGATGGTGTTTTCGATCGTCTTCGTGCATGAAATGGGCCATGTCGGTGCGGCGGTATTCTTTCGCTGGAAGATTGAACAAGTCGAATTGCTTCCATTTGGCGGGGTAGCGAAGACGGATGAACACGGAAACCGTCCATTGTTCGAGGAAACGATTGTCATCTTGGCCGGCCCCGCACAGCATTTGCTTCTGTCGGGACTGGCGTATTTTTTTTATCGCACCTCTTTTTTCGACACGGGGGATTTCCGAACGTTCATGTTGTACAACTTAACGTTGTTGTTTTTTAATTTATTGCCCGTTTTGCCGCTGGACGGCGGACGTTTGCTTAGAGTCGTCTGTTACGCCTGTTTTCCTTACAGGACGGCGATTGATCACTCGCTTCTCATTTCTTCGGCGTTGTTGACCGGCTTATTTATATGGAGTTTTTATTTCTACCCGACCCACCTGAATTTATGGGTCGTGCTCGTCTTTCTTGCGTTCTCCCACTACCGAGAGTGGAAACAACGGCGTTTCATATACATGCGGTTCTTGTTAGCTCGTTATTATGACAAAACCTCGCGTTCGCTTCGATTGCAACCGATTGTCGTCGGGAAGGACACAAGGATTTCGGACGTGCTTGAAAAATTCCGCCGCGGCGTGACCCATCAAGTGATCGTTCGTCATTGTGAAGCCCGGCATGTTTACGAGGAAACGGATTTGTTGTATGCTTTTTTTGTGGAGAAAAAGGTCGTCGACCCGATCGGAGAGCTTTGA
- the rplU gene encoding 50S ribosomal protein L21: MYAIIETGGKQLKVEEGQTIYVEKLDAPAGETVTFDRVVFVGGDDVKVGSPLVEGATVTAKVEEHGRGKKVTVFKMKRRKGYRKKQGHRQPYTKLSVDKINA, encoded by the coding sequence ATGTACGCGATTATTGAAACAGGCGGAAAGCAGCTGAAGGTGGAAGAAGGACAAACCATCTACGTTGAAAAATTGGATGCTCCCGCCGGTGAGACGGTTACATTCGACCGCGTTGTATTCGTCGGCGGAGACGACGTGAAAGTGGGGAGTCCCCTCGTCGAAGGCGCAACGGTAACAGCCAAGGTCGAAGAACACGGACGCGGCAAGAAAGTGACGGTGTTCAAAATGAAACGCCGCAAAGGCTATCGCAAAAAACAAGGCCATCGTCAGCCGTATACGAAATTGTCCGTTGACAAAATTAATGCTTAA
- a CDS encoding ribosomal-processing cysteine protease Prp: protein MVEVEIVRRNGRIVSFSLRGHADAGPHGHDLVCAAVSALSIGAENAVGELCGVQLECDAGEGGGYLHCAVPDGLDRRTDEKVQLLLEGMVVSIKSIERQYGAYIRLNHRGGE, encoded by the coding sequence ATGGTAGAGGTTGAAATCGTACGTAGGAACGGAAGGATCGTTTCCTTTTCGTTGCGCGGACATGCAGACGCAGGACCTCACGGCCACGATCTCGTTTGTGCCGCGGTATCCGCGCTTTCCATTGGGGCGGAAAATGCCGTCGGTGAGTTATGCGGCGTTCAGCTTGAGTGCGATGCCGGAGAAGGCGGCGGATATCTTCATTGTGCCGTTCCGGACGGTTTAGACCGAAGGACGGACGAGAAGGTTCAACTGCTTCTTGAAGGCATGGTCGTATCGATCAAGTCGATCGAACGCCAATATGGAGCGTATATTCGCTTAAACCATAGAGGAGGTGAGTAG
- the rpmA gene encoding 50S ribosomal protein L27, producing the protein MLQMNLQFFSQKKGVGSTKNGRDSIAKRLGAKRADGQFVSGGSILYRQRGTKIHPGENVGRGGDDTLFAKVDGVVKFERMGRDRKRVSVYPQPVAQEA; encoded by the coding sequence ATGCTGCAAATGAACTTGCAATTTTTCTCTCAGAAAAAAGGTGTCGGCAGTACGAAAAACGGCCGTGATTCCATCGCTAAACGCCTTGGCGCAAAACGGGCCGACGGACAATTCGTATCCGGCGGAAGCATCTTGTACCGCCAGCGCGGCACGAAAATTCACCCGGGTGAAAACGTCGGGCGCGGCGGCGACGATACGTTGTTCGCAAAAGTCGACGGCGTTGTGAAATTCGAACGGATGGGACGCGACCGCAAGCGCGTGAGCGTTTATCCGCAACCGGTAGCACAAGAAGCATAA
- a CDS encoding ATP-binding cassette domain-containing protein → MSGLLEPNSGEIFYGDVNLYQLNEKNRSDFRLRNIGFVFQDFKLLPYYSVLDNVILPFLNRGSKKELYKRAKLLLGKVGIEEKLFTRLPERLSGGEKQRVAIARALIADPNVLICDEPTGNIDQANRDNIIKLFLSLQKQGKTIILVTHDMNVAKHGNQVYHLTAGHLTSNEVRE, encoded by the coding sequence ATGTCGGGGTTGTTGGAACCGAATTCAGGTGAAATTTTTTATGGGGATGTGAATTTGTATCAATTAAACGAGAAGAACAGGAGCGATTTTCGTCTCAGAAACATTGGTTTTGTCTTTCAGGATTTTAAGTTGTTACCCTATTATTCCGTTTTGGACAACGTCATTTTGCCATTCCTTAATCGCGGTTCAAAAAAAGAACTGTATAAGCGTGCAAAGCTATTATTGGGAAAAGTGGGGATTGAAGAAAAACTCTTTACCCGTTTGCCGGAAAGGCTTTCAGGAGGGGAAAAACAGCGAGTTGCGATAGCCCGGGCATTAATTGCAGATCCAAACGTCTTGATTTGTGACGAGCCTACTGGAAATATTGATCAAGCAAACAGAGACAATATCATCAAGCTTTTTCTGAGTTTACAAAAACAAGGGAAAACCATCATTTTGGTCACTCATGATATGAATGTTGCTAAGCACGGCAACCAGGTTTACCATTTAACGGCTGGTCATCTCACCTCAAATGAGGTGAGGGAATGA
- a CDS encoding Spo0B C-terminal domain-containing protein: MDWRAFSDPDKRIEEGEWGVDKPLKPVELLRHVRHDWLNQIQLIKANLSLNRIERAKEIIEDITARSRNESKLTNLHMPRVAELLLTFNWYEHSYRLQTEVIGREQDLSDYEDDLAAFLSEWLERLDDCAELGAENDVLVSFQLGDDGVFATMDFSGSLKETKTLGQAVRLHKGFQVMEDYISKEAFVLTLKIAPR, translated from the coding sequence GTGGATTGGCGTGCCTTTAGCGATCCTGATAAGCGAATTGAAGAAGGAGAGTGGGGAGTGGATAAACCGTTGAAACCGGTGGAGTTGCTGCGTCATGTCCGTCATGATTGGCTGAACCAGATCCAGTTGATCAAAGCGAACCTTTCGTTGAACCGAATTGAACGCGCCAAGGAAATCATTGAAGACATCACGGCCCGGTCCCGCAATGAATCAAAATTGACAAATTTACATATGCCGCGGGTGGCGGAGTTGCTTTTGACCTTTAATTGGTACGAACATTCCTATCGCCTCCAAACCGAAGTGATTGGACGAGAACAGGATTTATCGGATTACGAAGACGATCTGGCGGCTTTTCTTTCTGAGTGGCTCGAACGATTGGATGATTGTGCCGAATTAGGTGCGGAAAATGATGTGTTGGTGAGTTTCCAGCTGGGGGACGACGGTGTATTTGCCACGATGGATTTCTCGGGATCCCTAAAGGAAACAAAAACATTGGGACAGGCTGTTCGTCTACATAAGGGGTTCCAGGTCATGGAAGACTATATAAGTAAAGAAGCGTTTGTTTTGACTTTAAAAATTGCGCCGAGGTGA